Part of the Methanofastidiosum sp. genome is shown below.
ACGTTGCGTATACTATCCTGGACTTTTCAGGCATGTGAACCCTAATCTCATAGCATATCGCCTCAGCGATCCATCCTTGTTGTTCAAGATTCTTCCAAGGCATGTCGAATTTCTTGGGCCCAATAAGACTGAATACATCCTTCTCTCTTCCGTCTTCTCTCACTAACGTTGCAGTTAAACCAAGCCTTCTCTTTGATTGTATATGTGCAGTTACTTGAAATACTGGCGCGGGCAGTAAATGAACTTCATCATAGATTATAAGGCCCCAGTTTTTCTTATCAAAAATATTGAAATGCGTAAACTCCTCATCCTTCTTGTTCCTATATGTTAGAATCTGATAAGTTGTTACAGTTATTTCTCTTATTTCCTTTACTTCTCCGGAATATTCGCCTATTTTGTCTGGAGTGATATCTGTTTTATCCAGTATTTCATCAATCCACTGCCTAACGGCAATGACGTTAGGACAAGTAATCAACGTATTGGTCTTAACTTTAGACATTACACCCATACCAATTACAGTCTTACCAGCACCACATGGGAGGACTATAGTTCCACTTCCTCCTTCTACCCCTCCCCCTCTATAGAATACATTTACTGCATCTTCTTGGTATTTTCTTAATTTGAAATCTATGCCGCTTTTTGTAGTACTTAAAAGATTAATTTCTAAATGATCGCCATCTTCATAACCTGCCAAATCGAGTGCAGGCCATCCAATTTTAATTAAATCCTGTTTTAAAAATCCTCTACTGTTGGCATCTACTCTAAGGGTATTGTTATCTATTGCATCAAGGACATATTTCTTAATACGTTCATTATTTTGAATTTCTTTAATAAGAAGATCATCTTGAGAAAAAAGAACTAGATCCTCATTGATCTTTTTTAAGGAAAGCCTGCCAAATCTTGACATTATATCTTTAATGTCAGTTATAACGTTGGATGGTATATCGTATCTTGAATATTTCAAAAGAATAGTGATAACTTCCTCACTCGTTAAGCCGGCTGCAGATGCATTCCAAAGTGAAAGGTCAGAAAGTCTATACGTATGTATATGCTCAGGACTTTTCTCAAGTTCGGAAAATCTTGAAATATCATCTCTAGCGTCTTCGTACAAGGGATTGGCTACCTCGAGGAACATCGACCTGTCTCCTTGTATGATTAAGGGTTTTGGCGCATCCATTAAAAATCACCATAATATTAATATTAATTTAATACAGTTTTTATAAAACTCTCTAACTAGCATTTAAAGGTTTTGGGTGGCTGTTAATTTACTTTGTTGTTAGATATACAAGTATAGCTAAAGCTATTGTTGTAAAAATATCAGGGAGTATTAAAAATGGTCCAAGACCAGTTGATTTGAACCCGCATATAGAGTGTAACAAGGGGCTTGAAGTTAAAATATGGACAAGAAATGCAAAGGAGAAAATTGTTAAGCCTAGGGAAAAGGGTGATTTTGTCTTTCTATAAATATTGGCATAAAGAACAAACACGGCTAAAATTAATCCAATATTAATTAAAGAAAGAGCGTATTTTAGTTGAAACATATACCCTTTCTCCCAAATGCTACAGGAAGGATATTCGCAAACTCCATTTTGAACTAATCTTTTTGGAATAAATCCTACCGCAGATAATGCTAAAGACTTATTTATTTTTAAATTCATTGTCATCTAACCCCATATTTTTGCAAATTTCATTAAAGTTATGAATATTTTTATCAAGTAACTCTGAAGGAAAATAAGTCTTCCCATATTTGTCTCCAACTACAGATAAAAGACCATTTTTCTCCAATATATTCAAATGATGCTGGACAGTTTTGTATTCTATACCTGTGGCAATAGAGATCCTGTTAGCATTTGAAGGGCTTGAAATTAGATACTTCAATATTAATGCCCTGTTTAAGCCACCTCTAGAACCTGCTATAAGCCAAAGGAGTATTTTTTTATCCTTGTCCATGTAACTCTAGTAAGCTCAATTTATTATGTTTATATGTTTATCTTTTGATTTATATTTTTGGATATGCCTTAGATGTTATTAATTTAAATTGAAACCAATGTTTATTTATAAAAGAATTTTCCGAAATTAATGCCCATTTATTCCCAAATCTAAAAAATAATAAAAATTAAACTAGAGGAACTGTAGAGCTTCCATCTAGAAAGACCAATACCTTAGCATCTTGGCCTTTTTTAGCCATTGCCTTGTCTATTGAATCTTGAAGTGAATTGTGTGGTGTTATAAAAATTTCTTCTAAAACTTTATCTTCAAGATCAGTTATTGCCCAGATCTCACCACATGTTACAAGTTCAGCAATTTTAGCGGCTTTATGGTATCCTAAAACATAATTCTGTTCAGTAGCTTTTATTACTTCATCAGGCGTATCGTTATTCTTAAGCAAATCATAGAATGTCTTGTCTCCTATCCCGTCTCTGCAACTTGAAACAAGAATTATGATGCCGCCATCTTTCAAAGCAAGTTTTGTGTTTTCTAATGCTTTCTGGGACTGATATAGACTAACATCCATTGGATAGGGGGCTACAGAAACTATTATGTCTGCTTTTCCCGGTACAGGAACACAAAACAATTTGTCAACTGCTTTGGCAGATTCATAAAGAATATCAATCATATCCCCCGCTTGTGCATCGAAGATGTTTCCTTCTCCGTCTGCAACGACATTAATTGCAAAGACGTTAGGTTTAATCTTCATTATCTCCCTTACAGCATCTTCCATATCATCATGAACAGGGTTGCCCTTTAATGATAAAGTTTTGGAGTTAGGAGATAGTGCATGTTTGTGATTTGCTGTAATTGTCTTAATCGATGATACCCCGGGTAAAAATGATTTTCTTGTACCGGTATAACCAGCAAAATAATGAGGCTCAGAAGATCCTATTGTAACTATTGCTTCGTTTTCCAATACTTTCTTATTAATAAAGAGTTCTGTACCTCTTTCTGTTTTTCCGATATACTGGAGAACTGCATCATTTCTAGAATCATGAACAGTTATTTTAGGTTTAAACTCATTATAATAAGGCCCAAAGATATTATTGAATTCCTCTTCTGTTGGAACCCTATGGGAGCCTGTTGCAATCATGAATTCTATTTTATGCATGTATGGTTTCATTATGGGGTAAATTGTATCCAATACCTTCTTAGTAGGAGTGGGTCTCTGACCATCATTAATCAAGAATAGTATGGATTTATGTTTATTTAAGAAATCGTTTAAAGGGATATTTTTTGTTGGATTTTCAATTGACTTTTTCAATACATTTTCCTTTGCTGAGCCTTTGACTTCTTTTGGCTCAACAATTCCTAGGAGATTTTTATCGGGTATTTCTACCAAAACATTTTCTTTCTTATATGGAATATTTATTTTCATTAATTCACCTTTAGAAGTATCCTATTCCGTCCATGGTGAGAGAAATGAACTTGTAGTCTTTTCCCATATCTTTTAGAAGTGAAAGTAAAGCCATATGTTCTTTACCAGAGCCTGAAATTAAATTAACATAGATCTCGTCACCAATATCTTTTGGAAGTCTATCTCTTATTGCATTTTTAATATTCTCAATCGGCATGGAAGGATTTACAACTATCCATTCTACATCTTTAGTCGGATTGAACTTTTCTCGACCAAAATCATTTGTTACAATTATAATTTTATCCCACTCTTCCGAGATTAGCCTTCCTACATGCCCCCATGTTCCCTTCCCAGTAGATATTAAAGCGACGAGTGTTTTCATCAAAGCCATCTCCTAATAACTTCAGAAAGTCTCTTAACGCCTAGGTTTATTTCTTCATCCTTTGGGAAGGAGAAATTCAATCTCATTGTATTTCTACCCAGAGTATCTTCTATATAGAATGCACTTCCAATGACATATGCAACATTAGAATTAATTGCATCTGTAAACATCTCTTTTGTATCCACATATTCGGGCAACTCTATCCAATTGAACATTCCACCTTCAGGTTTTGTCCACTTACATTCTTTTGGCATGTATTCATCTAATGAGGAAAGCATTACATCTCTTTTGACTTTATAGAAGTTCAATATTTTAACTAGATGTTTATCCAAGTAGTTTTGACAATAGACTGCAGCTATTCTCTGACCAAATGCATTTGTATGTAAGTCTACCGCCTGTTTTGCGATTACCATTTTCTTCATCAATTCTCCATTGCCTACTGCCCATGCAATTCTAAATCCTGGTGCAAGTATTTTAGAGAAAGTACCTAAATAAATTACCCTGCCTTCTGTATCGTATGACTTTATTGCTTTAAGATGTTCCCCTTCGTATCTCAGCTCACCATATGGATTATCCTCTATTACAACAAGATCATAGTCATTGGCAATTTTAATTATTTCTTTTCTCCTCTTTTCGCTTGTTGTGATGCCTGTAGGGTTTTGGAAGTTAGGAACTAAGTAAAGTAATTTGGGTTTCTTTCCATCCTCTTTTAGAGTCTCAAGAGTCTCGATTAATAAGTCAGTCCTTATCCCATCGTTATCTGATGGTACATCAACGAAGTCACATAGATATGATCTAAATGCACTTAAAGCGCCAAGGTAACTAGGTGCTTCAACTATAACAATGTCTCCAGGATTGATTAAAATCTTGGATACTAGGTCCAATCCTTGTTGAGATCCATGAGTTATTAAAATATCGTCTGGAGTGCAGGTAATTCCATAATTACACATCATCCCTGCAATATACTGTCTTAACTCAGGATCACCTTCAGTTAGACCATACTGCAAACCATTGTTATTCGAATTTAAAACATCGTTTGTAATCTTTTTTATTTCTTCCAATGGAAAAGTTTGTGGATTTGGGAGACCGCCTGCAAGTGAGATTATACCAGGTCTTTGAGTTAGCTTAAGAATCTCTCTAATCTCTGATGCCTTTACTCTCTTTGCAGTCTCTGAAAATATTGAATCGTCCATATAAATCAACATAAAGAAAGCGCTACTATAATTTAAAAAACTTTCTTTTAACTGTTGGTTCTTTAAAGATACCTTCGGCAAGACCTTTCAATAAACCAAGGATTATAGGCCCATATAAAATCCCAAGCGCTCCAAACATATAGGCTCCACCTAAAAATCCAACTAATACTATAAAGGGATGTAACTGTGCTTGATTGCCTCCAAGTTTTGGGAAAATATAGAAATTATAGAGTATAAAAAGAGCTACAACTCCATATAGTAATATTGCTAGACCTTGAACTATTTCTCCAACTAAAATGTAATAAAATCCAACAGGCAAGAATATGGTCCAAGGACCAACAACTGGCAAAAGGGCGGCCAATCCCGTTAATAAGCCCAAAAGAAATGAGTAAGGAACGCC
Proteins encoded:
- a CDS encoding DEAD/DEAH box helicase — protein: MDAPKPLIIQGDRSMFLEVANPLYEDARDDISRFSELEKSPEHIHTYRLSDLSLWNASAAGLTSEEVITILLKYSRYDIPSNVITDIKDIMSRFGRLSLKKINEDLVLFSQDDLLIKEIQNNERIKKYVLDAIDNNTLRVDANSRGFLKQDLIKIGWPALDLAGYEDGDHLEINLLSTTKSGIDFKLRKYQEDAVNVFYRGGGVEGGSGTIVLPCGAGKTVIGMGVMSKVKTNTLITCPNVIAVRQWIDEILDKTDITPDKIGEYSGEVKEIREITVTTYQILTYRNKKDEEFTHFNIFDKKNWGLIIYDEVHLLPAPVFQVTAHIQSKRRLGLTATLVREDGREKDVFSLIGPKKFDMPWKNLEQQGWIAEAICYEIRVHMPEKSRIVYATSDDRNKYRIAAENPFKYEIVKRIIEHHKNDRILIIGMYIEQLERIAEFLKAPLITGKIPNKERERIYSDFRKGNINILVVSKVANFAIDLPDANVAIQVSGTFGSRQEEAQRLGRILRPKKDGSSAKFYSIVTKDTRDQEYSSNRQIFLTEQGYKYVIVDDHNMDTILK
- a CDS encoding winged helix-turn-helix transcriptional regulator → MDKDKKILLWLIAGSRGGLNRALILKYLISSPSNANRISIATGIEYKTVQHHLNILEKNGLLSVVGDKYGKTYFPSELLDKNIHNFNEICKNMGLDDNEFKNK
- the larA gene encoding nickel-dependent lactate racemase — translated: MKINIPYKKENVLVEIPDKNLLGIVEPKEVKGSAKENVLKKSIENPTKNIPLNDFLNKHKSILFLINDGQRPTPTKKVLDTIYPIMKPYMHKIEFMIATGSHRVPTEEEFNNIFGPYYNEFKPKITVHDSRNDAVLQYIGKTERGTELFINKKVLENEAIVTIGSSEPHYFAGYTGTRKSFLPGVSSIKTITANHKHALSPNSKTLSLKGNPVHDDMEDAVREIMKIKPNVFAINVVADGEGNIFDAQAGDMIDILYESAKAVDKLFCVPVPGKADIIVSVAPYPMDVSLYQSQKALENTKLALKDGGIIILVSSCRDGIGDKTFYDLLKNNDTPDEVIKATEQNYVLGYHKAAKIAELVTCGEIWAITDLEDKVLEEIFITPHNSLQDSIDKAMAKKGQDAKVLVFLDGSSTVPLV
- a CDS encoding PLP-dependent aminotransferase family protein — protein: MLIYMDDSIFSETAKRVKASEIREILKLTQRPGIISLAGGLPNPQTFPLEEIKKITNDVLNSNNNGLQYGLTEGDPELRQYIAGMMCNYGITCTPDDILITHGSQQGLDLVSKILINPGDIVIVEAPSYLGALSAFRSYLCDFVDVPSDNDGIRTDLLIETLETLKEDGKKPKLLYLVPNFQNPTGITTSEKRRKEIIKIANDYDLVVIEDNPYGELRYEGEHLKAIKSYDTEGRVIYLGTFSKILAPGFRIAWAVGNGELMKKMVIAKQAVDLHTNAFGQRIAAVYCQNYLDKHLVKILNFYKVKRDVMLSSLDEYMPKECKWTKPEGGMFNWIELPEYVDTKEMFTDAINSNVAYVIGSAFYIEDTLGRNTMRLNFSFPKDEEINLGVKRLSEVIRRWL